A stretch of Paludisphaera borealis DNA encodes these proteins:
- the leuS gene encoding leucine--tRNA ligase — MPAYHPQRIEPKWQAYWETNKTFATPDVDRDRPKLYILDMFPYPSGAGLHVGHPEGYTATDILCRFKRMRGFNVLHPMGWDAFGLPAEQYAVQTNTHPRITTQVNIDTFRRQIKSLGFSYDWDREVDTTSPDYYKWTQWIFLKIHDTWYDPEFVWTDQQGNARKGKGRPIAELPIPEGVADADAYRDGKRLAYRAEVPVNWCPGLGTVLANEEVIDGKSERGGFPVVRMPLTQWMLRITAYGDRLIDDIEHVDWPKPIKDMQRNWVGRSEGAEVDFPIVVDRLPAPSASSATFPETPAADVIRVYTTRPDTLFGATYMVLAPEHPLVDRVSTPEQQAAVAEYRTLATRKSDLDRTDLAKSKTGVFTGGHAVNPVTGQQIPIWIADYVLMGYGTGAIMAVPGHDDRDFEFAKTFGIPIVAVVQPPDAWLEANRGPDVDASDLRAAYKTDPGAFADVFHDEGVAIQSSRDGLSLDGRPTAEAKAAITAWLTDRGVGRKAVNYKLRDWLFSRQRYWGEPFPVVLDENDRVTAVPESELPVLLPELSDFKPSGTPEPPLSKAKEWVRYSEKFRRETNTMPQWAGSCWYYLRYIDPKNGGQAWDPEKEKYWMPVDLYVGGAEHAVLHLLYSRFWHKVLFDRGLVSTPEPFQRLVNQGMILGEMEFSAYRHPDGNMVTASQVDHHHDGPTLKRTDPPIPLTVVKLSDALLTKQGEGFVITDAPEIKVDARAHKMSKSRGNVINPDVVVAEYGADSLRLYEMFMGPLEAVKPWSMKGVEGVYRFLGRAWRMIVENEADEVRLDPRVKDVALTPEQAKLVARTVAAVGDDFEALRFNTAISRLMEFVNAFTGAGVRPRAAMETFTLLLAPMAPHAAEELWQILGHDKTLAYEPWPTFDPALLKDAEVEIPVQILGKLRGKVVVPADADAQAIEAAARADDRIAAQLFGKTVRKVVVVPGKLINFVVS, encoded by the coding sequence ATGCCTGCTTATCACCCTCAGCGCATCGAGCCCAAGTGGCAAGCCTACTGGGAAACTAACAAGACGTTCGCCACGCCCGACGTCGACCGCGATCGGCCCAAGCTTTACATCCTCGACATGTTCCCCTACCCCAGCGGCGCCGGCCTCCACGTCGGCCACCCCGAGGGCTACACCGCCACCGACATCCTCTGCCGCTTCAAGCGGATGCGCGGGTTCAACGTCCTGCACCCGATGGGCTGGGACGCCTTCGGACTGCCGGCCGAGCAATACGCCGTCCAGACCAACACCCATCCGAGGATCACGACCCAGGTCAACATCGACACCTTCCGGCGTCAGATCAAATCGCTCGGATTCTCTTATGATTGGGATCGGGAAGTCGACACGACTTCGCCTGATTACTACAAGTGGACCCAGTGGATCTTCCTCAAGATCCACGACACCTGGTACGACCCCGAGTTCGTCTGGACCGACCAGCAAGGGAACGCGCGGAAGGGGAAGGGGCGGCCGATCGCCGAGCTGCCGATCCCCGAGGGGGTCGCCGACGCCGACGCCTACCGCGACGGCAAGCGGCTGGCTTATCGCGCCGAGGTCCCCGTCAACTGGTGCCCCGGCCTGGGGACGGTGCTGGCGAATGAAGAGGTCATTGACGGCAAGAGCGAGCGCGGCGGGTTTCCGGTCGTCCGCATGCCGCTGACTCAGTGGATGCTCCGGATCACCGCCTACGGCGACCGCCTGATCGACGACATCGAGCACGTCGACTGGCCGAAACCCATCAAAGACATGCAGCGCAACTGGGTCGGTCGCAGCGAGGGCGCCGAGGTCGACTTCCCGATCGTCGTCGATCGCCTTCCCGCCCCGTCCGCGTCGTCGGCGACCTTCCCCGAGACTCCGGCCGCCGACGTGATCCGCGTTTACACGACGCGGCCCGACACTCTCTTCGGCGCCACGTACATGGTGCTGGCCCCCGAGCATCCGCTGGTCGATCGCGTCTCGACCCCCGAGCAGCAGGCGGCGGTCGCCGAGTACCGCACGCTCGCGACCCGCAAGAGCGACCTCGACCGCACCGACCTGGCGAAGTCGAAGACCGGCGTTTTCACCGGCGGACACGCCGTCAACCCGGTGACCGGCCAGCAGATCCCGATCTGGATCGCCGATTATGTGTTGATGGGTTACGGCACCGGCGCGATCATGGCCGTCCCCGGCCATGACGACCGCGACTTCGAGTTCGCCAAGACCTTCGGCATACCGATCGTCGCCGTCGTTCAGCCCCCCGACGCCTGGCTCGAAGCCAACCGAGGGCCCGACGTCGACGCAAGCGACCTGCGCGCCGCTTACAAAACCGACCCCGGCGCGTTCGCGGACGTGTTCCACGACGAGGGCGTGGCGATCCAGTCGAGCCGCGACGGCCTCAGCCTCGACGGCCGGCCGACGGCCGAGGCCAAGGCGGCGATCACGGCCTGGCTGACCGATCGGGGCGTGGGCCGCAAGGCGGTGAATTACAAGCTCCGCGATTGGCTGTTCTCGCGGCAGCGGTACTGGGGCGAGCCGTTCCCGGTCGTGCTCGACGAGAACGACCGCGTGACCGCCGTGCCCGAGTCGGAGCTGCCGGTGCTGCTTCCCGAGCTGAGCGACTTCAAGCCGTCGGGCACTCCCGAGCCGCCGCTGAGCAAGGCCAAGGAGTGGGTGCGGTACTCCGAGAAGTTCCGCCGCGAGACCAACACGATGCCCCAGTGGGCCGGCTCGTGCTGGTACTACCTCCGCTATATCGACCCCAAAAACGGCGGTCAGGCGTGGGACCCGGAGAAGGAAAAATACTGGATGCCGGTCGACCTCTACGTGGGGGGCGCCGAGCACGCCGTGCTGCACCTGCTCTACAGCCGGTTCTGGCACAAGGTCCTCTTCGACCGGGGCCTCGTGAGCACGCCCGAGCCGTTCCAGCGGCTCGTGAACCAGGGGATGATCCTCGGCGAGATGGAGTTCTCCGCGTATCGCCACCCGGATGGAAACATGGTCACCGCCAGCCAGGTCGATCACCATCACGACGGCCCGACGCTCAAGCGGACCGACCCGCCGATCCCCCTGACCGTGGTCAAGCTGAGCGACGCTCTGTTGACGAAGCAAGGCGAGGGCTTCGTGATCACCGACGCCCCCGAAATCAAGGTCGACGCCCGCGCCCACAAGATGTCCAAGAGCCGGGGCAACGTCATCAACCCCGACGTCGTCGTCGCCGAATACGGGGCCGACAGTCTCAGGCTTTATGAGATGTTCATGGGTCCGCTCGAAGCCGTCAAGCCCTGGAGCATGAAGGGGGTCGAGGGGGTCTACCGGTTCCTCGGCAGGGCCTGGCGGATGATCGTCGAGAACGAAGCCGACGAGGTCCGGCTCGACCCGAGGGTCAAGGACGTCGCGCTGACCCCCGAGCAGGCCAAGCTCGTGGCGCGGACGGTGGCGGCGGTCGGCGACGACTTCGAGGCGTTGCGGTTCAACACGGCGATCAGCCGGCTGATGGAGTTCGTCAACGCCTTCACCGGGGCCGGGGTCCGGCCCAGGGCGGCGATGGAGACCTTCACGCTGCTGCTCGCGCCGATGGCCCCGCACGCGGCCGAGGAACTCTGGCAGATCCTCGGCCACGACAAGACGCTCGCCTACGAGCCCTGGCCGACGTTCGACCCGGCGTTGCTCAAGGACGCCGAGGTCGAGATCCCGGTGCAGATCCTGGGCAAGCTCCGCGGCAAGGTCGTCGTCCCGGCCGACGCCGACGCCCAGGCGATCGAAGCCGCCGCCCGCGCCGACGATCGGATCGCCGCCCAGCTCTTCGGCAAGACCGTCCGCAAGGTCGTCGTCGTCCCCGGCAAGCTGATCAACTTCGTGGTGAGCTGA
- a CDS encoding S26 family signal peptidase → MTTTPSPTTEAEAPAPESGTAGVVRQTVDLMVVLCLGVLMFRTFSAEAYVVPTGSMAPTLLGHHRELNCPNCKFPFDVGLDDEGPLARPVCPNCGFQDFESQPSMPCNGDRVLVQKFLFDFRAPERWEAAVFHFPADPSQAYVKRVVGLPGESVKIAGGDVWIDGAIARKRLEDVRAMRILVHDGRYVPADSSRFPRWVFRRGASRRLGPSGWIQGDDGFRHEAVSTHDGDLDDWLVYRHWDPVQNRYASVHDYYGYNGGDVHADNPVKDLAIEARVNVTSEVESLALMVRSGGDRFVVRIPVGTPDPIELTRNGHGERVLALANPLSEPVEAAKERAHAIEASVFDHRLLVAIDGQPLFEPFDYDDPAEGASNDESPVAIGVRGGKLAVPDLKIYRDVYYTSSLGGLRRRPHGVAEPYQLGNGEYFVLGDNSPVSNDSRFWAQGPVVPRSMFLGKPFLVHLPGRVVALEVFGRSVYWIPDPRRIRYIH, encoded by the coding sequence ATGACGACCACCCCTTCGCCGACGACCGAAGCGGAAGCTCCCGCGCCGGAGAGCGGCACGGCCGGCGTGGTCCGCCAGACAGTGGACCTGATGGTGGTCCTGTGCCTGGGGGTGCTGATGTTCCGCACCTTCTCGGCCGAGGCGTACGTGGTGCCGACGGGTTCGATGGCCCCGACCTTGCTGGGGCATCACCGCGAGCTGAACTGCCCGAACTGCAAGTTCCCGTTCGACGTCGGGCTGGACGACGAAGGGCCGCTGGCCCGGCCGGTCTGCCCGAACTGCGGGTTCCAGGATTTCGAGAGTCAGCCGTCGATGCCGTGCAACGGCGACCGCGTGCTCGTACAGAAGTTCCTCTTCGATTTTCGGGCCCCCGAGCGGTGGGAGGCGGCCGTCTTCCATTTCCCCGCCGATCCGTCCCAGGCGTACGTCAAGCGGGTCGTCGGGCTGCCGGGCGAGTCGGTCAAAATCGCCGGAGGAGACGTCTGGATCGATGGCGCGATCGCCCGCAAGCGGCTCGAAGACGTGCGGGCGATGCGGATTCTGGTCCACGACGGCCGCTACGTCCCGGCCGACTCAAGTCGCTTTCCCCGCTGGGTCTTCCGTCGCGGCGCCAGTCGCCGGCTCGGCCCCAGCGGCTGGATTCAGGGCGACGACGGCTTCCGCCACGAGGCCGTCTCAACGCACGACGGCGACCTCGACGACTGGCTGGTCTACCGCCACTGGGACCCGGTCCAGAACCGCTACGCCAGCGTACACGACTATTACGGTTACAACGGCGGCGACGTCCACGCCGACAATCCGGTGAAGGACCTGGCGATCGAGGCCCGGGTGAACGTGACCTCCGAGGTCGAGAGCCTGGCCCTGATGGTGCGGTCCGGGGGCGACCGGTTCGTGGTCCGAATTCCGGTCGGGACGCCCGACCCGATCGAACTTACGCGCAACGGCCACGGCGAACGGGTCCTGGCCCTGGCGAATCCACTTTCGGAGCCGGTGGAAGCGGCGAAGGAACGCGCGCACGCGATCGAGGCGTCGGTCTTCGACCACCGGCTGCTGGTCGCGATCGACGGCCAGCCGCTGTTCGAGCCGTTCGATTACGACGACCCCGCGGAAGGCGCGTCGAACGACGAATCGCCGGTCGCGATCGGCGTCCGAGGAGGCAAACTGGCGGTCCCCGACCTGAAAATCTACCGCGACGTTTATTACACCAGCAGCCTCGGGGGCCTGCGCCGGCGTCCGCATGGGGTCGCCGAGCCGTACCAGCTCGGGAACGGCGAATATTTCGTCCTCGGCGACAACAGCCCGGTCTCCAACGACTCCCGGTTCTGGGCCCAGGGGCCGGTCGTCCCGCGGTCGATGTTCCTCGGCAAGCCGTTCCTGGTCCACCTCCCCGGCCGGGTGGTGGCGCTTGAGGTGTTCGGCCGTTCGGTTTACTGGATTCCCGATCCCCGGCGGATTCGGTACATTCATTAG
- the lepA gene encoding translation elongation factor 4 — protein sequence MAFDPKYIRNFSIVAHIDHGKSTLADQLLLQSGAITQREFREQLLDDMDLERERGITIKARAVAINYTLDGQVYELNLIDTPGHVDFHYEVSRSLAACEGAILLVDSTQGVQAQTVANAYLAIGNDLAIVPVLNKIDMQASRPEEIKEEIMTTLGIDPSEVLAVSAKSGLGVPDLFRAIIERVPPPAGDPDKPLRAMIFDSKFDDYQGVVVYVRVVDGTLKVGQKIRLMAGGTDFEVVSLGRFRPREVACDELGVGQVGYVSANIKKLSDVRIGDTITQVPGGATEALEGYEEPVQVVFCGLFPASHNQFDDLRTALQKLALNDSSFTFEPETSDALGFGFRCGFLGMLHMEIIQQRLERESNLMLVQTAPNVTYEILNRKGEILHISNPTRIPDPGDIEEFREPIAKVNFILPTENIGAIMQLCEDRRGTYIKTEYLSTTRAILTYQLPLAEMIYDLYDKLKSATRGYGTMDYELQGFRADDLCRLDILVAGQKVDALSIVVHRDHADRRGRKLVKKLKGEIDRHQFEVPIQAAIGSRVIARETIQALRKNVTAKCYGGDVSRKRKLLEKQKEGKKRMKQVGNVEISQEAFLSVLDDSDD from the coding sequence ATGGCCTTTGATCCCAAATACATCCGCAACTTCTCCATCGTCGCCCACATCGACCACGGCAAGAGCACGCTGGCCGACCAGTTGCTGTTGCAGTCAGGGGCGATCACCCAGCGCGAGTTCCGCGAGCAATTGCTCGACGACATGGACCTGGAACGCGAACGCGGGATCACGATCAAGGCCCGAGCCGTCGCGATCAACTACACACTCGACGGCCAGGTCTACGAGCTGAACCTGATCGACACGCCGGGCCACGTCGATTTCCACTACGAGGTCTCGCGCAGCCTCGCCGCCTGCGAAGGGGCGATCCTGCTGGTCGACTCCACCCAGGGGGTCCAGGCTCAGACGGTCGCCAACGCCTACTTGGCCATCGGCAACGACCTGGCCATCGTGCCGGTGTTGAACAAGATCGACATGCAGGCCTCCCGCCCCGAGGAGATCAAGGAAGAGATCATGACCACGCTGGGGATCGACCCTAGCGAGGTTCTGGCCGTCAGCGCCAAGTCGGGTCTCGGCGTCCCCGATCTGTTTCGGGCGATCATCGAGCGCGTCCCGCCGCCGGCCGGCGATCCGGACAAGCCGCTGCGGGCCATGATCTTCGACTCCAAGTTCGACGACTACCAGGGGGTGGTCGTTTACGTCCGGGTCGTCGACGGCACGCTCAAGGTCGGCCAGAAGATCCGCCTGATGGCCGGCGGGACCGACTTCGAGGTCGTCAGCCTGGGCCGGTTCCGCCCTCGCGAGGTCGCCTGCGATGAGCTGGGGGTCGGCCAGGTCGGCTACGTCTCGGCCAACATCAAGAAGCTGTCGGACGTCCGGATCGGCGACACCATCACCCAGGTCCCCGGCGGCGCGACCGAGGCGCTTGAAGGCTACGAGGAGCCCGTCCAGGTCGTCTTCTGCGGCCTCTTCCCGGCCTCGCACAACCAGTTCGACGACCTCCGCACGGCGCTCCAGAAGCTGGCCCTCAACGATTCGAGCTTCACGTTCGAGCCCGAGACGTCCGACGCCCTCGGGTTCGGCTTCCGCTGCGGGTTCCTGGGGATGCTCCACATGGAGATCATCCAGCAGCGGCTCGAACGCGAGAGCAACCTGATGCTCGTGCAGACGGCCCCCAACGTCACCTACGAGATCCTCAACCGCAAGGGCGAAATCCTCCACATCTCGAACCCGACCCGGATTCCCGACCCCGGCGACATCGAGGAGTTCCGCGAGCCGATCGCCAAGGTCAACTTCATCCTGCCGACCGAGAACATCGGCGCCATCATGCAGTTGTGCGAGGATCGGCGCGGCACCTACATCAAGACCGAATACCTCTCGACCACCCGGGCGATCCTGACCTACCAGCTTCCCCTGGCCGAGATGATCTACGACCTCTACGACAAGCTCAAGAGTGCCACAAGAGGTTACGGCACCATGGATTATGAGCTGCAAGGCTTCCGGGCCGACGACCTCTGCCGGCTCGACATCCTGGTCGCCGGCCAGAAGGTCGACGCCCTCTCGATCGTCGTCCATCGCGACCACGCCGACCGTCGCGGGCGGAAGCTGGTCAAGAAGCTGAAGGGCGAGATCGACCGCCACCAGTTCGAGGTGCCGATCCAGGCGGCGATCGGCAGCCGGGTGATCGCCCGCGAGACGATCCAGGCCCTCCGCAAGAACGTCACCGCCAAGTGCTACGGCGGCGACGTTTCGCGAAAACGGAAGCTGCTGGAAAAGCAAAAAGAAGGCAAGAAGCGTATGAAGCAGGTGGGCAACGTCGAAATCTCCCAGGAGGCGTTCCTGTCGGTCCTCGACGACAGCGACGACTGA
- the lptB gene encoding LPS export ABC transporter ATP-binding protein has translation MPLLEVRGLEKWYGRRQVVNGVEFDVDQGEVVGLLGPNGAGKTTSFRMTIGLIDCDGGSVKFDGRDITRLPMYLRARAGMGYLAQDSSVFRQLSVEDNLKAILQTRKDLTRKQRKDRLEDLLDRFGLTKIRKTQAHRVSGGERRRTEIARSLITNPKLIMLDEPFAGIDPKTVAEIQEQIRDLVDTYNIGILLTDHQFRETLEVTDRCYVVREGRVFAYGNREEILNNAEVRRHYIGERFDGGHLLEKQRPVMSLGKTQGALPRSEPTHDDHDPSPPHAPSLDEVEHDHDPDPEPPPREADEKPKGYVQGGTHSIQVTQLPPDFNLDDLYDN, from the coding sequence ATGCCCCTGCTGGAAGTTCGAGGCTTGGAGAAGTGGTACGGCCGCCGGCAGGTCGTCAACGGCGTCGAGTTCGACGTCGACCAGGGCGAGGTCGTGGGCCTGCTCGGACCCAACGGAGCGGGCAAGACCACGAGCTTTCGCATGACGATCGGCCTGATCGACTGCGACGGCGGGTCGGTGAAGTTCGACGGCCGCGACATCACCCGCCTGCCGATGTACCTTCGCGCCCGGGCGGGGATGGGCTATCTCGCCCAGGATTCGAGCGTCTTCCGCCAGCTCTCCGTCGAGGACAACCTCAAGGCGATCCTCCAAACCCGCAAGGATCTCACCCGCAAGCAGCGCAAGGATCGGCTCGAAGATCTGCTCGACAGGTTCGGCCTGACGAAGATCCGCAAGACCCAGGCCCACCGGGTCTCCGGCGGCGAGCGCCGGCGAACCGAGATCGCCCGGTCGCTGATCACCAACCCCAAGCTGATCATGCTCGACGAGCCGTTCGCGGGCATCGACCCGAAGACGGTCGCCGAGATCCAGGAGCAGATCCGCGACCTGGTCGACACCTACAACATCGGCATCCTGCTGACCGACCACCAGTTCCGCGAGACCCTGGAAGTCACCGACCGCTGCTACGTGGTCCGCGAGGGCCGGGTCTTCGCCTACGGCAACCGCGAAGAGATCCTCAACAACGCCGAGGTCCGCCGCCACTACATCGGCGAGCGGTTCGACGGCGGCCACCTGCTCGAAAAGCAACGCCCCGTCATGTCGCTCGGCAAGACCCAGGGCGCCCTGCCCCGTTCCGAGCCGACCCACGACGACCACGACCCCTCGCCGCCGCACGCCCCCAGCCTGGACGAAGTCGAGCACGATCACGACCCCGATCCCGAACCGCCCCCGCGCGAGGCCGACGAGAAGCCCAAGGGCTACGTCCAGGGGGGCACGCACTCGATCCAGGTCACCCAGCTTCCCCCCGACTTCAACCTCGACGACCTGTACGACAATTGA
- a CDS encoding peptidoglycan recognition family protein encodes MALKQSAPIAVRAGKAWVVAAVAGALLTTAGGCNHRRSALRPVFSGVRAAAAPCTNCGGDGGSTTVVTDPGTTIIRGGSAPGGLSREPISSEPGASIPSDVPALDEPIINTTPTSRKSASPETPPKATIGDPDLDSIPSATSTSRSRSLRPSYDSNSKSNAKSSPALQGPGSSAPTSYKTKVDGGLRSTSTTGVVRRTSAQDGLKTFFGKDGGDELFFPNKADRPWKYVVLHHSATETGNYDSIDAEHRKVLGFDGCGYHFVIGNGTGSGDGQIEVSQRWVNQKHGVHCRNARKAEIDEYGIGICFIGDFDKAPPTARQVAAARALVSYLSRKYEIVDENVETHAHLAATPTVCPGKHFPFESILAAPSVNVQEDRPARERRPVPTAWKVKAPSSQGQGGTPVY; translated from the coding sequence ATGGCCCTGAAACAATCGGCCCCGATCGCCGTGCGCGCCGGCAAGGCGTGGGTCGTCGCGGCGGTCGCCGGCGCATTGCTGACCACGGCCGGCGGCTGCAACCACCGCCGTTCGGCGCTTCGTCCCGTCTTCTCGGGGGTTCGGGCCGCGGCGGCGCCCTGCACCAATTGCGGCGGCGACGGCGGCTCGACGACTGTCGTCACCGATCCCGGCACCACGATCATTCGAGGCGGCTCGGCCCCCGGGGGCCTGTCGCGCGAGCCGATCAGCAGCGAGCCGGGCGCGTCGATCCCGTCGGACGTCCCGGCCCTCGACGAGCCGATCATCAACACGACGCCGACCTCGCGGAAGAGCGCCTCGCCCGAGACGCCGCCCAAGGCCACGATCGGCGACCCGGACCTCGACTCGATCCCGTCCGCGACGTCGACGAGCCGGTCGCGAAGCCTCCGCCCCTCGTACGACTCGAACTCGAAATCCAACGCCAAGTCGTCGCCGGCGCTTCAAGGGCCCGGCAGCTCGGCCCCGACGTCGTACAAGACCAAGGTCGACGGCGGCCTGCGGTCGACCTCGACGACCGGCGTCGTGCGGCGGACGAGCGCCCAGGACGGCCTCAAGACGTTCTTCGGCAAGGACGGCGGCGACGAGCTGTTCTTCCCCAACAAGGCCGACCGCCCCTGGAAGTACGTCGTTCTGCACCACAGCGCGACCGAGACCGGCAACTACGATTCGATCGACGCCGAGCATCGCAAGGTGCTGGGGTTCGACGGCTGCGGCTATCACTTCGTGATCGGCAACGGCACCGGCAGCGGCGACGGTCAGATCGAGGTCTCCCAGCGCTGGGTCAACCAGAAGCACGGCGTCCACTGCCGCAACGCCCGCAAGGCCGAGATCGACGAGTACGGCATCGGCATTTGCTTCATCGGCGATTTCGACAAGGCCCCGCCGACCGCCCGCCAGGTGGCCGCCGCCCGCGCGCTCGTCAGCTACCTGAGCCGGAAGTACGAGATCGTCGACGAGAACGTCGAGACCCACGCCCACCTCGCGGCCACGCCGACCGTCTGCCCCGGCAAGCACTTCCCGTTCGAATCCATCCTGGCCGCGCCGTCCGTCAACGTCCAGGAAGACCGCCCCGCCCGCGAGCGTCGCCCCGTCCCCACCGCCTGGAAGGTCAAGGCCCCCAGCAGCCAGGGCCAAGGCGGCACGCCGGTTTATTGA
- a CDS encoding NUDIX domain-containing protein — MSRDADPTSNRPDGPPPNPWRTLSARPVYENPWIRVREDQVLRPDGQPGVYGVVEFKNRAVGVLPVEDDGAVWLVGQHRYPLNQYSWEIPEGGGPPHETLEESARRELKEETGLTCGKLELIATSHLSNSVCDEIAFIYRASELTPGESEPEGTEQIEVRRVPWDEAWGMLQRGEITDSMSVIAILHEAVRRCGGLG; from the coding sequence ATGAGTCGGGACGCCGACCCAACCTCGAACCGACCGGACGGGCCGCCGCCTAACCCCTGGCGGACCCTGAGCGCTCGTCCGGTCTACGAGAACCCCTGGATTCGGGTCCGCGAAGACCAGGTCCTCCGCCCCGACGGTCAGCCGGGCGTCTACGGCGTGGTCGAGTTCAAGAACCGAGCCGTCGGCGTCCTGCCCGTCGAGGACGACGGTGCCGTCTGGCTCGTCGGCCAGCACCGCTACCCGCTCAATCAATACTCGTGGGAGATCCCCGAGGGGGGCGGCCCTCCCCACGAAACGCTCGAAGAATCGGCCCGACGCGAGCTGAAGGAAGAAACGGGCCTCACCTGCGGCAAGCTCGAATTGATCGCCACGAGCCATCTGTCGAACTCGGTCTGCGACGAGATCGCCTTCATCTATCGCGCCTCGGAACTGACCCCGGGAGAGAGCGAGCCGGAAGGGACCGAGCAGATCGAAGTCAGGCGAGTGCCTTGGGACGAAGCATGGGGAATGCTTCAGAGGGGCGAAATCACCGACTCGATGTCGGTCATCGCGATCTTGCACGAAGCCGTGCGGCGGTGCGGCGGGCTTGGATGA
- the lepB gene encoding signal peptidase I: MGRTATATATTKTSTASSAATSRVEFRAQEGHRETVEAIIVALILALVVRGFEAQAFVIPTGSMAPTLMGRHKEVTCPQCGFVYAVNASEEVEGSPYPRQVYAGTCVNCRFQATRLDDAPSFKGDRILVSMFPYDLPFLPGASTPERWDVVVFRYPEEPEVSYIKRLVGLPGETIRIYHGDVYVKPKGADDFKLQRKTLAHQAAMQIPVYDDRHRPRATAGRDEWTRWKPETPGGWKIVEPSVSTYRCDQPTGDWVDLRYQHLVPDLEQWDALISDRTPSRRARPTLITDFYSYNTNLTAEAADLPRQLRGDSENAWLQPHWVGDLTLSASVEVASAAGELKLELIKGGVAHRSVIDLATGKAQLTRGDEQLGHFETPVSKPGRYRLEFANVDDRLTLSVDGRSVVGEGIEFDRGDAPPVPTEADLAPAAVGARNATVAVSDLVLKRDIYYTQTPGTHDYGPVWEDRRPRTPVGLFDFLSDPTAFANLAHVGREEYELGEDRYMMMGDNSPRSKDSRGWDSADRAWDPADRKSWEVPRPLVTGKAFFVYWPHGVPFGPDIRISRDSRIPFRPYFERMRWIR, encoded by the coding sequence ATGGGACGGACCGCCACCGCAACCGCCACGACCAAGACCTCGACCGCTTCCAGCGCCGCGACCAGCCGGGTCGAATTTCGGGCCCAGGAAGGCCATCGCGAGACGGTCGAGGCGATCATCGTCGCCTTGATCCTGGCGCTGGTCGTTCGCGGCTTCGAGGCGCAGGCGTTCGTGATCCCCACGGGCTCGATGGCGCCCACCCTGATGGGCCGGCACAAGGAAGTCACCTGCCCCCAGTGCGGGTTCGTCTACGCGGTCAACGCGTCCGAGGAAGTCGAAGGAAGCCCTTACCCCCGGCAGGTTTACGCCGGAACCTGCGTCAACTGCCGGTTCCAGGCCACCCGGCTCGACGACGCGCCCAGCTTCAAGGGGGACCGGATTCTGGTCTCGATGTTCCCCTACGACCTGCCGTTCTTGCCCGGCGCGTCCACGCCCGAGCGGTGGGACGTCGTCGTCTTCCGATACCCCGAAGAGCCCGAGGTCAGTTACATCAAGCGGCTCGTCGGCCTGCCGGGCGAGACGATCCGGATCTACCACGGCGACGTCTACGTCAAGCCCAAGGGGGCCGACGACTTCAAGCTCCAGCGCAAGACGCTCGCGCACCAGGCGGCGATGCAGATCCCCGTTTACGACGACCGCCATCGGCCCCGGGCGACGGCCGGCCGCGACGAATGGACCCGGTGGAAGCCGGAGACGCCGGGGGGTTGGAAGATCGTCGAGCCCTCGGTGAGCACCTACCGTTGCGACCAGCCGACCGGCGATTGGGTCGACCTCCGCTATCAGCACCTGGTCCCCGACCTGGAGCAATGGGACGCCTTGATCAGCGACCGGACCCCCTCGCGACGCGCCCGGCCGACCTTGATCACCGACTTTTACTCGTACAACACGAACCTGACCGCCGAGGCCGCCGACCTGCCCCGGCAGCTTCGCGGCGACTCCGAGAACGCCTGGCTCCAGCCCCACTGGGTCGGCGACCTCACCCTTTCGGCCAGCGTCGAAGTCGCCTCGGCGGCCGGCGAGCTGAAGCTGGAGCTGATCAAGGGAGGCGTCGCGCATCGATCCGTGATCGATCTGGCGACCGGCAAGGCCCAGCTCACGCGCGGGGATGAGCAACTCGGCCATTTTGAGACCCCGGTCTCGAAGCCCGGCCGCTACCGACTCGAATTCGCCAACGTCGACGACCGCCTGACGCTCTCGGTCGACGGCCGGTCGGTGGTCGGCGAGGGGATCGAGTTCGACCGCGGCGACGCCCCCCCGGTGCCGACCGAGGCCGACCTTGCGCCGGCGGCCGTCGGCGCCCGCAACGCGACGGTCGCCGTGAGCGACCTTGTCTTGAAACGCGATATCTACTATACCCAGACGCCGGGAACGCACGACTACGGGCCGGTCTGGGAAGATCGGCGGCCGCGCACCCCCGTGGGCCTGTTCGACTTCCTCTCCGATCCGACCGCCTTCGCCAACCTGGCCCACGTCGGCCGTGAAGAGTACGAGCTGGGCGAAGATCGGTACATGATGATGGGTGACAACAGTCCTCGAAGCAAGGACAGCCGGGGGTGGGATTCGGCCGACCGTGCGTGGGACCCGGCCGATCGCAAGTCGTGGGAAGTGCCGCGCCCCCTGGTGACCGGGAAAGCATTCTTCGTCTACTGGCCGCACGGGGTTCCGTTCGGTCCCGACATCCGCATCAGCCGCGATTCGCGCATCCCGTTCCGGCCCTACTTCGAGCGGATGCGGTGGATTCGTTAG